One genomic region from Sphingobacterium sp. UGAL515B_05 encodes:
- the dacB gene encoding D-alanyl-D-alanine carboxypeptidase/D-alanyl-D-alanine-endopeptidase gives MNQFLLSTITFSTYALATVTTPLFAQDLRSKIQDAFTQFQNQESLRNGLSSLIVFDGKTGQTVFAANENIGLATASTMKVITSATALDFLGKNFQFKTTLYYTGEIDENGVLNGNIVVTGTGDPTLGSSRYPETQAATILNKWVATIQNAGIKSIQGAIIADDRLYNGNQLPGGWIWTDMGNYYGAGISSLNWCENAFGINFQPNTKVGAKAEIVNYTAHVPYLEIINETTTGKTGSGDNVYAYSAPYSTKIFVRGSYGQDLKKTIELSSPDPAYDLAYQLNDVLNNNGIVASEGPATGTKMDSVDVSKKQTLDIHLSPTLDKIVYWFNQKSINLYGEALLKAIAYTTAGKTGTDDGAYYIQKYWNAKLGIKSSELNSMDGSGLSPQNRVTTAAMNKIMQYAQKQSWYPAFYESLPTYNNMKMKSGTIGGVLGYTGVHTNKTGQSFTYTLLVNNYAGSASSMRQQMFKLLDVLK, from the coding sequence ATGAACCAATTTCTGCTAAGTACCATTACTTTTTCCACTTACGCGTTAGCGACCGTTACCACTCCACTATTTGCGCAGGATCTTCGCAGTAAAATCCAGGATGCTTTTACGCAGTTTCAAAATCAGGAAAGCCTCAGGAATGGTTTGAGCTCACTGATAGTTTTCGATGGAAAAACAGGCCAGACTGTATTCGCGGCAAATGAAAATATTGGACTAGCAACTGCGTCCACCATGAAGGTAATCACTTCCGCGACGGCCCTGGACTTCCTGGGCAAGAATTTTCAGTTCAAAACAACGCTGTATTATACAGGCGAAATCGACGAGAACGGTGTGTTAAATGGAAATATTGTTGTGACAGGCACCGGAGACCCGACCTTGGGGAGCTCGCGCTATCCCGAGACACAGGCTGCAACGATATTGAATAAGTGGGTCGCAACGATCCAAAATGCAGGTATCAAAAGTATTCAAGGGGCTATCATCGCCGATGATCGGCTTTATAATGGCAACCAGCTTCCGGGTGGCTGGATCTGGACTGACATGGGCAACTATTACGGTGCGGGAATTTCTTCGCTCAACTGGTGTGAAAATGCCTTTGGCATCAATTTTCAGCCAAACACGAAAGTTGGAGCAAAAGCCGAGATCGTCAATTATACAGCACATGTTCCTTACCTAGAAATTATCAACGAGACAACGACAGGAAAAACCGGCAGTGGTGACAATGTATATGCCTATTCGGCCCCCTATTCGACTAAGATTTTTGTGCGTGGATCTTACGGACAAGATCTCAAAAAAACAATCGAGCTATCATCGCCGGACCCCGCTTATGACCTCGCTTATCAACTCAACGACGTATTAAACAATAACGGTATTGTTGCCAGCGAAGGGCCTGCTACTGGGACAAAGATGGATTCAGTCGATGTTTCAAAAAAACAAACCCTGGATATCCACCTATCCCCAACCTTAGATAAAATTGTCTACTGGTTTAACCAAAAGAGCATCAATCTCTATGGAGAAGCCCTATTGAAAGCGATCGCTTATACAACAGCGGGTAAAACAGGTACCGACGATGGCGCCTATTATATCCAAAAATATTGGAATGCCAAATTAGGCATAAAATCCAGTGAACTCAATAGTATGGATGGTTCGGGACTATCCCCTCAAAATCGAGTGACCACAGCAGCGATGAATAAGATTATGCAGTATGCACAAAAACAAAGTTGGTACCCTGCTTTCTACGAAAGTCTTCCTACCTATAACAATATGAAGATGAAAAGTGGAACAATCGGCGGCGTACTTGGTTATACAGGTGTACATACCAATAAAACAGGACAGTCATTTACCTACACTTTACTGGTTAACAACTATGCTGGCTCGGCCTCCAGCATGCGTCAACAAATGTTTAAACTGTTGGATGTCCTGAAGTAA
- a CDS encoding aminopeptidase P family protein: MKHIEKLAAIREAMKVQGIDGYIIPSSDPHISEYLPERYKCIAWASGFTGSAGTLAITQDFAGLWTDSRYFVQAVEQLEGTGFELVKLKAQGAAEYADWLAEKLPAGSKVAFDGNLASLLVAQSVQNTLEPLEIKVDGHVDLLSSLWVGRPELPKAQAYLLPEDITGQSTVSKIEAVRAEMKKNRTEAHLISSLDDLAWLLNIRGQDVPCNPVVLGFVLITAEHATLYIEPSKLTAHAIEELKGYGVDVAAYEDIFTTIPTLNVASVLIDPKRTCFAVFDSVPKQVKIVEKINPSTSLKAIKNKVEIENNRHTFIKDGVALTRFFKWLEENVSSGELSELSIAAKLREFRESQDGFVDVSFTTIAGYLDHGALPHYSANEKSNYILQSKGLLLVDSGGQYNTGTTDITRVVTLGGLTQEEKEDYTLVLKGTIEGSQAVFPTGTRGYQIDAITRRPLWETLRNYGHGTGHGVGFFLNVHEGPQVFNAAAIDVAVEPGMITSIEPGLYRVGKHGIRIENLVLTRKAGSSEFGDFLDFETLTVCYIATDLIEKSLLDKKHIAWLNNYNQWVFDQLSTHLTVEEKNWLADKCQAI; encoded by the coding sequence ATGAAGCATATCGAAAAATTAGCTGCCATTCGTGAGGCGATGAAGGTTCAAGGAATCGATGGATATATTATTCCGTCATCAGATCCTCATATCAGTGAATATTTACCAGAACGTTACAAATGTATTGCTTGGGCCTCGGGTTTTACCGGGTCTGCAGGTACCTTAGCTATCACACAAGATTTCGCTGGTCTTTGGACAGATTCCCGTTACTTTGTACAAGCTGTGGAGCAATTGGAGGGAACAGGTTTTGAATTGGTGAAATTGAAAGCTCAGGGAGCTGCGGAATATGCCGATTGGTTGGCTGAGAAATTGCCTGCGGGTTCAAAAGTTGCTTTTGATGGCAATCTTGCTTCCTTATTGGTCGCTCAATCTGTTCAGAACACTTTGGAGCCATTGGAAATTAAAGTGGATGGTCATGTTGACCTGCTGTCATCCCTTTGGGTGGGTAGACCAGAGCTACCCAAGGCGCAGGCTTATCTGTTGCCCGAAGATATCACGGGGCAGTCTACTGTTTCTAAAATTGAGGCGGTACGTGCCGAGATGAAAAAGAATAGAACAGAGGCTCATCTGATCTCCTCTTTGGATGATTTAGCCTGGTTATTAAACATCCGTGGTCAAGATGTGCCTTGTAACCCTGTTGTGTTGGGATTTGTATTGATCACTGCTGAACATGCAACACTTTACATCGAACCTTCGAAATTGACGGCGCATGCAATAGAAGAACTTAAAGGTTACGGCGTAGATGTGGCAGCCTATGAAGATATCTTTACAACGATTCCTACATTGAATGTTGCTTCAGTTCTTATTGACCCTAAGCGTACCTGTTTTGCTGTTTTCGACAGTGTACCTAAACAGGTGAAGATTGTTGAGAAAATAAATCCTTCAACAAGTTTAAAAGCGATTAAGAATAAAGTTGAAATTGAAAATAACCGCCATACGTTTATAAAAGACGGGGTCGCTTTGACACGTTTCTTTAAGTGGTTGGAAGAAAATGTTTCTTCGGGCGAACTGTCTGAATTGTCCATCGCAGCCAAATTACGTGAATTCCGCGAAAGTCAAGATGGCTTCGTTGATGTCTCATTCACGACGATTGCTGGATATTTGGATCATGGTGCCCTGCCACATTATTCGGCTAATGAAAAATCAAACTATATATTACAATCTAAAGGCTTATTGTTGGTAGACTCGGGTGGGCAATATAACACGGGTACAACAGATATTACACGTGTCGTAACGCTTGGGGGGCTGACGCAGGAGGAGAAAGAGGATTACACACTTGTGCTTAAGGGAACAATAGAAGGCTCGCAAGCTGTATTCCCTACCGGAACACGTGGTTATCAGATCGATGCGATTACGCGTCGTCCATTGTGGGAAACATTACGCAATTACGGACATGGCACCGGACATGGTGTTGGTTTTTTCTTGAACGTACACGAAGGTCCGCAAGTGTTCAATGCTGCTGCAATAGATGTTGCTGTTGAGCCAGGTATGATTACATCAATAGAACCTGGATTATACCGCGTAGGTAAACATGGTATTCGCATTGAGAACCTCGTGTTGACCCGTAAAGCAGGTTCTTCCGAATTTGGAGACTTCCTTGACTTTGAGACGTTAACCGTATGTTATATCGCAACCGATCTAATCGAAAAATCCTTATTGGATAAGAAACATATTGCCTGGCTAAATAACTATAACCAGTGGGTATTTGATCAATTATCGACTCATCTTACGGTTGAGGAAAAGAATTGGTTGGCAGACAAGTGTCAGGCGATTTAA
- a CDS encoding GAF domain-containing protein translates to MAEDLQIAKGSKEEQYQNLLPQIGGLLQGEPNQIANLANIAAALKEQFNFFWVGFYLVDGDELVLGPFQGPVACTRIKKGRGVCGGAWAQEKPLIVPDVEQFPGHIACSSLSRSEIVLPVFKQGQIIGVLDVDSSELNSFDEVDEKYLTQVLQLLDSE, encoded by the coding sequence ATGGCAGAGGATTTACAGATAGCTAAAGGTAGCAAAGAAGAACAATATCAAAATTTACTTCCTCAGATTGGAGGACTTTTACAAGGCGAGCCTAATCAAATTGCCAATTTGGCTAACATCGCTGCAGCACTGAAAGAACAATTCAATTTTTTCTGGGTTGGTTTCTATCTTGTTGATGGAGACGAGCTCGTATTAGGCCCTTTTCAGGGACCCGTTGCATGCACACGTATCAAGAAAGGCCGTGGCGTATGTGGGGGTGCTTGGGCACAGGAAAAACCATTGATTGTTCCTGATGTGGAGCAATTTCCGGGACACATTGCCTGTAGTTCGCTCTCGCGGTCCGAAATAGTGTTACCCGTTTTTAAACAGGGACAGATTATCGGTGTGCTGGACGTTGATAGCAGTGAATTAAATAGTTTTGATGAAGTCGATGAGAAATACCTTACGCAGGTATTACAGCTTTTAGACAGCGAATAA
- the ruvA gene encoding Holliday junction branch migration protein RuvA encodes MYEYFNGKLAYKAPTHVVIDVSGIGYYVHISLYTFSQIKDQENCKLFISLQVREDSHTLYGFATEGEKKLFENLISVSGIGPNTGRMILSSNTPDEIQSAIVNGQVALIQKIKGIGPKTAQRLILELQDKLKKQGFEALAAPIQSQSVPEEALSALVMLGFNKAAAEKVLNTILKTESNLSVEDMIKLALKRL; translated from the coding sequence ATGTACGAATATTTCAATGGAAAATTAGCATATAAAGCCCCCACTCATGTTGTTATTGACGTGAGTGGGATTGGTTATTATGTCCACATCTCTCTTTATACCTTCTCCCAAATCAAGGATCAGGAAAATTGTAAACTATTTATTTCACTTCAAGTTCGGGAAGATTCACATACGCTTTATGGCTTTGCGACAGAAGGCGAGAAAAAATTATTCGAAAATTTGATCTCTGTTTCCGGTATTGGCCCCAATACAGGCCGGATGATCCTATCGTCAAACACACCGGATGAGATCCAGTCTGCCATCGTCAATGGCCAGGTTGCCCTAATTCAAAAGATTAAAGGAATTGGACCTAAAACAGCACAACGTCTTATCCTGGAACTTCAGGATAAATTAAAAAAACAGGGTTTCGAAGCTTTGGCAGCACCTATCCAATCCCAATCTGTACCAGAAGAAGCTTTATCAGCACTGGTTATGCTCGGATTCAACAAAGCCGCGGCAGAGAAGGTCTTAAATACCATTTTAAAGACCGAAAGCAATCTTTCCGTAGAGGATATGATCAAATTAGCACTGAAACGACTTTAA
- a CDS encoding NADP-dependent malic enzyme — MSNTNRKQAALNYHAMGRPGKIAVVPTKPTNSQRDLSLAYSPGVAEPCLAIAENKEDAYKYTAKGNLVAVISNGTAVLGLGDIGAQAGKPVMEGKGLLFKIFADIDVFDIEVDTKNVDEFVNIVKALEPTFGGINLEDIKAPECFEIERRLKEEMNIPVMHDDQHGTAIISGAALINACEIIGKDISKVKIVVNGAGAAAMSCTAMYISVGASKENIVMLDSKGVIRTDRENLDSMKAQYATDRDIRTLADAVKDSDVFIGLSAADVMSAEMLLSMAPNPIVLAMANPNPEIAYDLAMATRNDIIMGTGRSDYPNQVNNVLGFPYIFRGALDVRATAINEEMKIAAVRAIADLAKQPVPEEVNQAYNTSNLKFSEEYIIPKPTDPRLITEVSMAVAKAAIASGVAKTVIEDWDQYSDALRKRLGKDDAIMRNLTMAAKRDPKRVVFAEADNYKTLRAAQIVKEEGIAIPILLGRRDKIERLIKEYAFELDGLEIIDPVAEVDSETERSKKFIEHLYIKRQRRGISKYDARKLMYDRNYFGASLVEFGEADTLISGMTKNYANTIRPALHVIGAKPGSRVAGMYMMLTKKGPIFMGDTTVNEDPTAQELADITLLLDKAVKRMNIQPRIALLSYSNFGSSEGKTPTKVRAAAQILHDQHPEIIADGDLQANFALNSEMLTANFPFSCLNGKSANTLVFPNLESGNIAYKLLQEVGEAEAVGPILLGMNKPIHVLQLDSSVREIVNMVTIAVVDVQAHLKNL; from the coding sequence ATGAGTAACACTAATCGTAAACAGGCAGCGTTAAACTACCACGCAATGGGTAGACCTGGTAAAATAGCTGTTGTTCCGACCAAACCAACAAATTCGCAAAGAGACTTATCATTAGCATATTCTCCAGGTGTAGCGGAGCCATGTTTGGCTATTGCTGAGAACAAAGAAGATGCTTATAAATATACCGCAAAAGGAAACCTTGTTGCTGTTATCAGTAATGGTACAGCAGTATTGGGCTTAGGCGATATCGGCGCCCAAGCTGGTAAACCAGTTATGGAAGGTAAGGGTTTATTATTTAAAATTTTTGCCGACATTGATGTATTTGACATCGAAGTAGACACCAAAAATGTCGATGAGTTTGTCAACATTGTCAAAGCATTGGAGCCTACTTTTGGAGGGATCAACCTGGAAGATATCAAAGCACCGGAATGTTTTGAAATCGAACGCCGTCTAAAAGAAGAAATGAACATCCCAGTGATGCACGATGATCAACATGGTACGGCAATCATCTCAGGTGCAGCATTGATCAACGCCTGTGAAATTATCGGTAAAGATATTTCAAAAGTAAAAATCGTCGTCAATGGTGCTGGAGCAGCTGCAATGTCGTGTACAGCCATGTATATTTCAGTAGGTGCCAGCAAAGAAAATATTGTGATGCTGGATAGTAAAGGTGTAATCCGTACTGATAGAGAAAATCTAGACAGCATGAAAGCACAATATGCAACAGATCGCGATATTCGCACCCTGGCAGATGCTGTAAAAGATTCGGATGTATTTATCGGTCTATCGGCAGCAGACGTCATGTCGGCAGAGATGTTGTTATCGATGGCTCCAAACCCAATTGTATTGGCAATGGCAAATCCAAATCCTGAGATTGCTTACGATTTGGCGATGGCAACACGAAACGATATTATCATGGGTACAGGTCGTTCAGATTATCCCAACCAAGTAAACAATGTATTGGGTTTCCCATATATCTTCCGTGGTGCTTTGGATGTACGTGCAACAGCAATTAACGAGGAAATGAAAATTGCCGCAGTGCGTGCAATTGCAGATTTGGCGAAACAACCTGTTCCAGAAGAAGTAAATCAAGCCTATAACACGAGCAATTTAAAATTCTCGGAAGAATATATCATTCCAAAACCTACCGATCCGCGTTTGATCACTGAAGTTTCCATGGCTGTTGCAAAAGCTGCCATCGCATCAGGTGTAGCAAAGACCGTAATCGAAGATTGGGATCAATACAGCGATGCGCTACGTAAACGTCTTGGTAAAGATGATGCGATTATGCGCAATTTAACTATGGCTGCTAAAAGAGATCCTAAACGTGTTGTCTTTGCAGAAGCAGACAATTACAAAACGTTGCGTGCGGCACAGATTGTTAAAGAAGAAGGTATTGCAATTCCGATTCTTTTAGGTAGAAGAGATAAAATCGAACGTTTAATCAAAGAATATGCTTTTGAATTGGATGGTCTTGAAATTATCGACCCAGTTGCTGAAGTCGACAGCGAAACGGAGCGTTCGAAGAAATTTATTGAGCATCTATACATCAAAAGACAACGCCGTGGTATATCAAAATACGATGCCCGTAAGTTGATGTACGACCGCAACTATTTTGGTGCCTCTTTAGTGGAATTTGGTGAAGCTGATACCCTAATTTCCGGTATGACCAAAAATTATGCAAATACAATCCGTCCGGCATTACATGTAATCGGCGCGAAACCAGGCAGCCGTGTCGCAGGTATGTACATGATGCTAACTAAAAAAGGACCAATCTTCATGGGTGATACAACCGTGAATGAAGACCCTACAGCACAAGAATTAGCAGACATTACCCTGTTACTGGATAAAGCTGTGAAACGCATGAACATTCAGCCACGTATTGCATTACTATCTTACTCTAATTTTGGTTCAAGTGAAGGAAAAACGCCAACAAAAGTGAGAGCAGCAGCGCAGATTCTACACGATCAACATCCAGAGATTATTGCTGATGGTGATTTACAAGCAAACTTCGCCCTAAACAGCGAAATGTTGACAGCAAACTTCCCTTTCAGCTGCTTAAATGGAAAATCTGCAAATACACTCGTATTTCCTAATTTGGAGTCCGGAAATATCGCTTATAAATTATTGCAAGAAGTTGGTGAAGCTGAGGCTGTAGGTCCAATCCTTTTGGGTATGAACAAACCGATTCACGTATTGCAATTGGACAGCTCTGTGCGCGAAATCGTCAATATGGTTACCATTGCCGTAGTAGATGTACAAGCACATCTTAAAAATTTATAG
- a CDS encoding beta-N-acetylhexosaminidase: MKKLFSLALALSIGAAVFAQEKKDATLNIVPLPQQVQIKNGTFKINANTKIAFDSEEDKKVATLFQDFLKSNYNLTLSVVKSASSNTIYFSSKNAKSTNAEASELNISSDRATISGKAAGLFYGMQSLIQLLPVDKKASIEIQQASIQDEPRFAYRGLHLDVGRHFFPVEFVKKYIDILASYKLNTFHWHLTDDQGWRIEIKSHPKLTQIGGYRKQTLLGNYKTDGDYDNTPYGGFYTQDQIKEVVAYAKAKYVTVIPEIEMPGHALAALSAYPELGCGDKPGPYTAAQTWGVFDDVFCAGKEETFKLLEDVIDEVIPLFPSEYIHIGGDECPKTRWKTCPFCQKRIKDNNLKDEHELQSYFIQRMEKYINSKGKRIIGWDEILEGGLAPNATVMSWRGDQGAIDAANQGHDVIIMANSYGLYFDHKQGPDQNREPLSIGGLSTLSKVYSSDPMPSKIAETNKKHVLGVQANIWTEYIGSSNKVEFTVLPRVLALSEIAWTQPEKKNWKNFSEQRAANQLAKLDQTNTFYRVPEVYGITDTTVYASEYTIKGLKPSVEGAKIYYTLDNYDPSELDLEYTGPVKITVPNSKERVFKAVVVTPSGKRSNYIRVNIINTKK; this comes from the coding sequence ATGAAGAAACTATTTTCACTTGCGCTGGCTCTAAGTATAGGAGCAGCAGTATTTGCGCAAGAAAAGAAAGATGCTACCTTGAACATTGTGCCATTACCGCAACAGGTTCAAATTAAAAATGGTACGTTTAAAATCAACGCTAACACCAAAATCGCCTTTGATAGCGAAGAGGACAAAAAAGTTGCAACGCTGTTTCAGGATTTCCTAAAAAGCAACTACAATCTCACTTTATCAGTAGTGAAATCAGCGAGCAGCAATACGATCTATTTCTCCTCCAAAAACGCAAAATCCACTAATGCTGAAGCGTCTGAACTTAACATAAGTTCAGACCGCGCAACTATTAGCGGAAAAGCTGCCGGTCTATTTTATGGTATGCAGTCGTTGATCCAACTGCTACCTGTAGATAAAAAGGCCAGCATAGAAATTCAACAAGCTTCCATCCAGGATGAACCTCGTTTTGCCTATCGTGGATTACATCTCGATGTTGGCCGTCACTTCTTTCCCGTGGAATTTGTAAAAAAATACATTGATATTCTGGCATCTTACAAATTGAATACATTTCATTGGCATTTGACAGACGACCAAGGCTGGCGTATAGAAATCAAATCACATCCAAAATTGACTCAAATTGGCGGTTACCGCAAGCAAACACTGCTGGGTAACTACAAGACAGATGGCGATTATGACAACACACCTTATGGTGGTTTCTATACCCAGGACCAAATCAAAGAAGTGGTTGCCTATGCAAAAGCTAAATATGTAACGGTTATACCCGAAATCGAGATGCCTGGACATGCATTAGCAGCACTTTCGGCTTATCCAGAATTGGGCTGTGGTGATAAGCCAGGACCTTACACAGCTGCTCAGACTTGGGGAGTGTTTGACGATGTATTCTGTGCCGGAAAAGAAGAGACATTCAAATTGTTGGAAGATGTAATTGATGAAGTCATTCCCTTATTCCCTAGCGAATATATCCACATCGGTGGTGATGAGTGTCCAAAAACGAGATGGAAAACATGTCCATTTTGTCAAAAAAGAATCAAAGATAACAACCTCAAAGATGAACACGAGTTACAGAGCTATTTTATCCAACGTATGGAAAAATACATCAATAGTAAAGGTAAACGTATCATTGGATGGGATGAGATCTTAGAGGGCGGTTTAGCGCCTAATGCGACGGTCATGAGCTGGAGAGGCGATCAAGGCGCAATTGATGCAGCCAATCAAGGTCACGATGTGATCATTATGGCAAACAGCTATGGTTTATATTTTGATCACAAACAAGGTCCTGATCAAAACAGAGAACCTTTAAGCATCGGCGGACTTTCCACATTGAGCAAAGTATATTCGTCAGACCCAATGCCTAGCAAAATTGCTGAAACCAACAAGAAACACGTTTTAGGTGTACAAGCAAATATTTGGACAGAGTATATTGGATCATCAAATAAAGTCGAATTTACAGTGCTGCCACGCGTGTTGGCGCTTTCTGAAATTGCCTGGACACAGCCAGAGAAAAAGAACTGGAAAAATTTCTCAGAACAGCGTGCAGCAAATCAGCTGGCTAAACTTGACCAAACCAATACGTTCTATCGTGTACCGGAAGTATATGGCATAACAGATACCACTGTATATGCTTCGGAATATACGATCAAAGGTTTGAAACCATCTGTTGAAGGGGCCAAAATTTATTACACATTGGACAACTACGATCCTTCAGAATTGGATTTAGAATATACAGGTCCAGTGAAAATTACGGTTCCTAATAGTAAGGAACGTGTTTTCAAAGCCGTTGTTGTAACGCCTTCCGGCAAAAGAAGCAACTACATTCGGGTGAATATTATCAACACCAAGAAATAA